In a genomic window of Lathamus discolor isolate bLatDis1 chromosome 4, bLatDis1.hap1, whole genome shotgun sequence:
- the ZBTB20 gene encoding zinc finger and BTB domain-containing protein 20 — translation MTERIHSINLHNFSNSVLETLNEQRNRGHFCDVTVRIHGSMLRAHRCVLAAGSPFFQDKLLLGYSDIEIPSVVSVQSVQKLIDFMYSGVLRVSQSEALQILTAASILQIKTVIDECTRIVSQNVGEVYPVIQDSGQETPRGTPESGTSGQSTDTESGYLQSHSQHSVDRIYSALYACSMQNGSGERSFYSGAVVSHHETALGLPRDHHMEDPSWITRIHERSQQMERYLSTTPETTHCRKQPRPVRIQTLMGNIHIKQEMEDDYDYYGQQRVQILERNESEECTEDTDQAEGTESEPKGESFDSGVSSSIGTEPDSMEQQLMAGLGRDGQQEPSQADQNDVPADGTQPQQQQQHVDANSSSPERSNDVEMDNKVLTVNNSTEKGALQPSVNTTVAQPLPTTQIYLRQTETLTSNLRMPLTLTSNTQVIGTAGNTYLPALFTTQSAGSGPKPFLFSLPQPLAGQQAQFVTVSQPGLSTFTAQLPAPQPLAPSAGHSTAGGQGEKKPYECTLCNKTFTAKQNYVKHMFVHTGEKPHQCSICWRSFSLKDYLIKHMVTHTGVRAYQCSICNKRFTQKSSLNVHMRLHRGEKSYECYICKKKFSHKTLLERHVALHSATNGTPGATGTGARAVPAGVVACTEGTTYVCSVCPAKFDQIEHFNDHMRMHVSDG, via the exons ATGACAGAGCGCATTCATAGCATCAACCTTCACAACTTCAGCAATTCTGTGCTCGAGACCCTCAACGAGCAGCGCAACCGTGGCCACTTCTGTGACGTGACGGTCCGCATCCACGGGAGCATGCTACGCGCCCACCGTTGTGTGCTGGCGGCTGGCAGCCCCTTCTTCCAGGATAAGCTGCTTCTGGGCTACAGCGACATCGAGATCCCCTCGGTGGTGTCAGTCCAGTCTGTGCAAAAGCTCATTGACTTCATGTACAGCGGGGTGCTGCGGGTCTCACAGTCAGAGGCCCTCCAAATCCTCACAGCTGCCAGCATCCTGCAGATCAAGACTGTGATTGATGAGTGCACAAGGATTGTCTCGCAAAATGTGGGAGAGGTCTACCCGGTCATTCAAGATTCTGGCCAGGAGACACCGAGGGGAACACCCGAATCAGGCACCTCGGGGCAGAGCACCGACACAGAGTCTGGCTACCTGCAGAGCCATTCACAGCACAGTGTGGACAGGATCTATTCAGCCCTTTATGCCTGTTCCATGCAAAATGGGAGTGGGGAGCGCTCCTTTTACAGTGGAGCTGTGGTCAGCCACCATGAAACAGCCCTGGGGCTCCCCAGGGACCATCACATGGAAGACCCCAGCTGGATAACCCGGATCCATGAACGATCACAACAGATGGAGCGATACCTCTCCACCACTCCGGAGACCACACACTGCCGCAAGCAACCACGGCCTGTCCGAATTCAAACCCTGATGGGCAACATCCATATTAAGCAGGAGATGGAGGATGACTATGACTACTATGGCCAACAGAGGGTGCAGATCCTTGAGCGCAATGAGTCTGAGGAATGCACTGAGGACACTGACCAAGCAGAAGGCACTGAGAGTGAGCCCAAAGGGGAGAGCTTTGACTCGGGAGTCAGTTCCTCCATTGGCACTGAGCCTGATTCCATGGAGCAGCAGTTAATGGCTGGCCTAGGCCGGGATGGGCAGCAAGAACCTTCTCAAGCAGATCAAAATGACGTCCCTGCTGATGGCACTcagccgcagcagcagcagcagcatgtagATGCCAACTCTTCCTCGCCAGAGAGAAGCAATGACGTTGAAATGGACAACAAAGTGCTCACAGTCAATAACAGCACCGAAAAGGGGGCTTTGCAGCCTTCTGTCAACACAACTGTTGCCCAACCATTGCCAACCACACAGATCTACTTACGCCAGACAGAAACCCTCACCAGCAATCTGAGGATGCCACTGACTCTGACCAGCAACACTCAGGTCATTGGCACAGCTGGCAACACCTACCTGCCTGCCCTTTTCACCACACAGTCTGCTGGCAGTGGCCCTAAGCCTTTTCTCTTCAGCCTGCCCCAGCCTTTAGCTGGCCAACAGGCACAGTTTGTAACAGTGTCCCAGCCTGGCCTGTCAACCTTTACTGCCCAgctgccagccccacagcccttGGCCCCATCTGCGggccacagcacagcaggtGGGCAAGGCGAAAAAAAGCCTTACGAGTGCACTCTCTGTAACAAGACTTTCACCGCCAAACAGAACTACGTCAAGCACATGTTTGTACACACAG GTGAGAAACCCCACCAATGCAGCATCTGTTGGCGCTCCTTCTCTTTAAAGGATTACCTAATCAAACACATGGTGACGCACACTGGCGTGAGGGCGTACCAGTGCAGTATCTGCAACAAGCGCTTCACCCAGAAGAGCTCCCTTAATGTGCACATGCGCCTCCACCGCGGGGAGAAGTCCTACGAGTGCTACATCTGCAAGAAGAAGTTCTCCCACAAGACCCTGCTGGAGAGGCATGTGGCTCTACACAGTGCCACCAACGGCACACCTGGAGCCACCGGAACCGGCGCAAGGGCTGTCCCTGCTGGGGTGGTGGCCTGCACGGAGGGGACCACGTATGTCTGCTCTGTCTGTCCAGCTAAGTTTGACCAAATCGAGCATTTCAATGACCACATGAGGATGCATGTGTCAGACGGATAA